The region GCACCGACGTCACCCCATGCGCCAGCGCGTCGGCAATCGCCACCTCCAGCGCCTTTCGCCGCACATCCGGGTCTGGCGGCGGCACCTTCGCCATAATCATCGCAATCGCCGGAGACTCGCGCACGATCCCGGTCGGCACCCCGTCCTTATCCCGATCAATCTTGCTCCCCTGCGGAGCGGTCGTGGCGCTTGAAATCCCCGCCGCCAGCAGCGCAGCCGAGTTCGCCACCACGATATGGCCGTCCGTCCGGTAGAACACGGCCGGATGCCCGCCCGTCACCGTATCCAGATCCTGCCGGGAGGGTAGCGTCTTGTTCGCCCAGAGGGTATGGTCCCAACCCGCGCCCTGGATCCACTGGCCGGGCTTGGCGGAAGCCGTATAGGCCTTGATCCGCTCCAGCATATCGGCCAGAGAAGGCGTTGCATCGAGGTCCACGGACAGCCTCTGCTGCCCGCCCGAAGCCATGTGCGTATGTGCGTCGTTGAACCCCGGCATCACGAACGCGCCGTCCAGGTCGACGACCTGTGTATGCGGCCCCTTCAGCCGCAGCAACTCCTCGTCCCCGCCCACCGCGACGACACTCGCATTCGTCACCGCCAGGGCCGTCGCTCGTGCTGGGACACCGGAAGGGTCATTTCCACGCAGATGTGCGCCGGTGAGGATGTTTGCGTGGACATAGATGGTATTGGGCGAGGTGTCCGCCTGAGCCTGCGCCATCGAAACACAAGCCGCAGCCAGCACGAAAGAGAAGGGGAGTAGAGCTGATCTCATCACCCATGCAGTGTAAACCGCCTGCGGGCTGGGGCGCTGCTTTTTGGGTATACCCCACCCCCGGTCAAAGTACCCAAAGTCTTCATTCGATTGAAGTTAGGTCTGGACTTGATGCGGGAGGTCCCTGTTTATAAGGGGTGATGCCTGTAAAGTATTTCATTCACAGGATTTAGGCGGATCGCTCGAGGGTGTTTTGTTTCTTTTGGGAGTAGTTAAATTGTACCGGATTGGACGGGGTAAAAACCCCAACTATTTTTTGTGGCTAAGTGGTTTGGATTGTTGAGGTTACGGAGGTTTTTGGACGAGCGGGGGCTTGACATGCGAATTTGCTGGTGTTTTTGACGATGTTTTGGGGCCTTTGGGTGAAGATTTTTGATTAGTGATTCCCGGAATGGGAACAGAGGTCTAATGATGGGGTGGCTGGGCGGGCTTCTTGGGTGGAGTGTAGAAGACGCCGACTACGAACATTGCCACGCCTGCGTTGTTCAGTTCCCGGGGTGACAGGACGGTTGTATTAGGTAGTCCGGGAATTACAGGGTTGAAGACTTGCAGGCCGGGGACGATCTGGATCTCGATGAGGCCTGCGAAGCCGGTGGTGGGGTAGTGGGCTGGGGTGCCATTGGGCGGGGTCGGGGCGGTGTAGAAGGTGAAGCTGCCGCGGGGGAAGTACTCGGCCCCCTTGGGGTCCCTGAGGTTTCCGTCCTTGTCGATCTCGTACATTGAGCTGAGGATTGGTGCGTACACTCCCATGGTGCCTCCTGTTTAGATCATGGTCGGTAGGGTAACAGAGGGGGATGGGGGAGGGAAGGCGGTTCGCGCGTGGGGCGATCGGTTTGAATGGGGTGGGGTGGGGAGAGCCTAACCGTGTATGTCATAGCGGGCGTGAAGCTCGGCGAAGACTTCACGGGCTGGGCGGGTGCGACCGGTGGCGATGTCGTCCAAGCCTTCCTGGAGGTGGTCGTCTTCCTCGTTTTTGCTCAGTACGATCTGCTCGACGTACTTGACTGTAGAGAGGCCGAGGTTCTGGGCTTTTGCGGTTAGCTGGGCTTCGAGTCCGGGCTGGAGGTCGAGTTGGATCATGGTGTGCGTAGGGTAGCAGAGGGGGTGCGGGTAGGGAAGGGTGGTTCGGGGGGCGTGGGCGGTTTGAGCGGGTTGGGGTCGGGAGAGTTATGTGTCGGGCTTTCAGCCCTCTGGGGTTGGGGTGGGAGTTACCTAGGCCTTCGGCCCAGGCTGTTATGTTGTCGGGCCTTTGGCCCTTTTTGTTTTGGTGGGTGGGATTGGGGTGGGGTTTTGGGTGGGGTGGGTTGGGATTTGCGGGTGAGACTCGATCATCGCGGGGAGGCTGCGATGAATGGGCACGGATTTGTGGTTAGTCGCAGCCTAGGTCGTGGATGAAGGTGGCTTGTTCGTGGACTTCTGAGTCTTTGACTTGGAGTTGGTCGATGATGAGGGCTTTGAGGGTGAGCCAGACGTCCGGGGTGGTGAAGTCGAAGGGGGTGACGGTTCGGAGGCGGGAGCGGTTGTGGGCGGTGGGGATGGCTTCGGTTTCGGTGGCGGGTTGGTAGGGGAGGGAGAGTTTTTCGAGGACGAGGCGGTAGAGATCGCCTACGGTGCGGACCTGGGCGCAGTCGCTGTCGGGGAGGTCGATGGCGAAGGTCTCTTCGGTGCGGAGGATGATTTCTACGGTGTCGAGGCCCATGGGATTAGGTTACGATCTCGGGCTGGGTTTGAGTGGGGGAAGTTATGTATCGGGCTTTCAGCCCTCTGGGGTTGGGGTGGGGCTTACCTGGGCCTTCGGCCTAGGCTAAATATGTTGTCGGGCCTTTGGCCCTTTTTGTTTAGGCGGGTGGGATTGGGATTGGGATTCGGAGGGGGGGTGGGTTGGGATTTGTGGCTGGAACCCACTCATCGCGGTGAGGCTGCGATGAATGGGGCACGGATAATTTCTGGTTTGGGTTTGAGAGGACAAGCGTTAGGATGGCGGGATGACGCGGGGTTTGGTGCGGTATCAGGAGAACCGGGACTTTCACTTTGTGACGTTCAGTTGTTATGAACGGAAGCCTTTGCTGCGTGAGAATGACGCGTATGCGCTGTTCGAGCGGTCTCTGGAGACGATGCGGTTGCGGTATGAGTTTGTGGTGGCCGGGTATGTCGTCATGCCGGAGCATGTGCATTTACTCATGAACGAACCGAAGGAGGTGAAGCTGGCGACGGCTTTGCAGGCGCTCAAGCTTTCTGTTTCGGTGCAGATGGGGCGGGTGCGCTTCTGGCATAAGCGGTACTACGACTTCAATGTTTATACGAGTGATAAGAGGGTGGAGAAGCTTCGATATATCCATCGGAACCCGGTGGTTCGGGGATTGGTGACGGAACCGGGGGATTGGGAGTGGTCCAGTTGGCGGCACTACCTTACGGGTGAGCGAGGGACGGTGGAGATTCAGTCTGAATGGACTTCGGGTAGGAAGGAACGGAAGGTAGTGGAAACCCACGTCTCAGAAGCGAGACGTGGGGCACCCAAAGGGTAGCTTGGTTGGATTTGATTGTGGTTCGCTCATCTATTTTCTGGACCTGACTACAGCTACAGTCTGAGCGATAAGGAATGCCGCAAATGCCATGAATGCTACAAAGGCGATAGGACTCCCATCGATTGTCTGGAATTTTTTTACAACGTGAGAGAAAGCATAGGTTACTGAACTCAGCGCACCTAACACGGCCGCGATGGCTGCTACAAAAATTTGCCCTAGGAGGCTGCCACGCCTTTTCCCGCTAATGGAAGTTTTTATTTGCGATATGCCGACAATACGGGCAGAGTGGGAGATGGACGCGACTGCCCCGTGACCAAAATTTCTACCGATAAGCCATCGCCTTTGTTCAATAGCAATGGCTGGAGAGTCACATCTGTTTTACCCGTTTCGATCAGAGCACCCAAATCGGCAGGCTTTGTGCTTAATACCCTGGCAGCTACAATCTCGGCTCCGTTCCCAAAATTAAAGCGAAGTGGCATGTCGAATTCATCTCTTTTTATTGGCTCATTACCGGTGTTTTGGATGTCGACGATCACTAGCCTGATATCTTCAGCTGGGCTGCCATCTACTGTAATTTGAATCCGGTTTTCGAGATTTAGGTTTAGTTTGAATAATCTGTCATTTCTCAAGATCTCGTATGAGAGGGTCTTCTTCTTTTTATTTAGCCAAAAGAGTCCGATCGAAACAAGTATGGCGATAATGGCGAGAAGTGTGCGAACAGAATTTGATTCCAGATAATCATTGAGATGAGTCAATGCCAGCCTGCTTTACTTGCGGGAGAGTGAAGCGCAATTATCGCATTGAATGCTTATCTTCCGAAGCGTTGTTTTTGTTGTTGCATTTGGCTCATGAGGCGTTGCTGGGCTTTCATGCCACCGCCCATTCCTCCGCCCATGGTTTTGAACATCTTCGACATCTGGGCGTATTGGCGTAGGAGGTTGTTGACCTCCGCGACCGTGACGCCGGAGCCGGCGGCGATGCGCTTGCGACGGCTGCCGTTGATGAGGTCGGCGTTCTGGCGCTCCTTGTTGGTCATGGAGTTGATGATGGATTCGACGCGGGTGAACTGGGATTCGTCGACGTTTTCCGCGGCCTGAGCCATGCCGGCGAAGGGGCCGACGGAGGGGAGCATCTTGAGGATGGACTTCATGGAGCCCATTTTTTTGATCTGGCGGAGCTGCTCGCGGAAGTCTTCCAGGGTGAAGCCCTGGCCGCCGAGGGCCTTCTTGGCGAAGGCTTCGGCCTTGCCCTTGTCGAGGGTGGATTCGGCGCGCTCGAGGAGGGTGGCGATGTCGCCGTGACCCATGATGCGGGAGACGATGCGGTCGGGGTGGAAGGGCTCGAAGGCGTCCGGCTTTTCACCGGTGCCGAGGAACTTGATGGGCGCGCCGGTGACCTGGCGGATGGAGAGGGCGGCACCGCCGCGTGCGTCGCCGTCCATCTTTGTGAGGATGGCGCCGGTGATGGTGAGGAGATCGTTGAAGGCCTTGGCGGAGTTGACGGCGTCCTGGCCGGTCATGGCGTCGGCTACGAAGAGGATTTCGCTGGGGTTCAGGAGCTTCTTTAACTCTGCCATTTCGTCCATGAGGACGGCGTCGATGCCGAGACGGCCTGCGGTGTCGACGATGAGGATGTCGCAGCCGAAGTTGGCGGCTTCCTTTTTTGCTTCCTTGGCGAGGCGGAGGACTTCTGGGGTGCCGTTCTGGACAGACTCGTCGAGCTTGCCTTCGTAGAGGTTTACTCCGGTGGATTTGGCGACTACGGCTAGCTGGGCGCGGGCGGCGGGGCGGTAGACGTCGACGGAGACGAGCATGGGGCGGTGGCCGCCCTTTTTGAGCCATTGGGCTAGTTTGGCGGAGGTCGTGGTTTTGCCAGAGCCCTGGAGGCCGGCCATGAGGACGACCGATGGAGGCTGGCTGGCGGTGCGGAACTTGGCTATGTCTTTGCCGAGGAGGGTGACGAGCTCGTCGTGGACGATTTTGACGATCTGCTCGGAGGGGCTGAGGGCGGTGGTGACCTGGGTGCCCATGGCCTTGACGCGGATGTGCTCGACGAGATCTTTGACGACTTCTAAGTTCACGTCACTTTCAAGGAGGGCTAGGCGGATCTCGCGCATGGCGTCGGAGATGTTCTCTTCTGTGATGGTGCCCTGGCCGCGGAGAGTCTTGAAGGAACGCTGGAGTTTTTCTGAGAGGTTTTCAAACATGGCTTAGACAGTATAGCGGCTCTGGGAACAGGGCCTAGGGAACAGGGCCTAGGGCCTAGAGCCTAGGGAACAGGGCCTAGCGAGCGGGTTGTGGCTTCGGGACGGCAGGGGAAGAACTGGCAACGTCAACGGCCAATACGGAGGTTCTGAGCTTCGCTCAGAATGACGGTTCGGGTTGATGGGAAGTGGCGGGGGTGGTGCGTGCTTAGGTTGGTGCGGGGTTTGGGTTGGGTGTGGGGGCGGGGGTGGGTGGGTCTGATAATGAGGGTCTATGGACATGGGTACGGGGAACGGGCGGTTGCTGTCCGAGTATGGGGTTTATCTGCGGGTGGAGCGGGGGCTGCGGCCTAATAGCTGCGAGGCTTATGGGCGGGATTTGCTGCAGTTTGCGGAGTTTCTGGAGAAGCGGGATGGGTTGCTGGTGGGGGCGACGCAGCAGGATGTGGGGGAGTTTCTGGGGCAGTTGCGGGGGCATGCCGTGGAGAGCCGGAGTGTGGCGAGGAAGCTGAGTGGGTTGAAGGGGTTTTATAAGTGGCTGCTGATGGATAAGCGGGTGCGGCATGATCCTACGTTGAATGTGGCTTCGCCCTCGGTTTGGAAGATATTGCCGAAGAGTATGGCGGAGAGTGAAGTGGTGGGGATGTTGGAACGGACCGGGGTCGCGGCAAGGGCGGCGGATGCGGATGGGATCGCGTTGAGGGATCATGCGATTTTGGAGTTGCTTTATGCGGGCGGGCTGCGGGTGGGGGAGATATGTGCGCTGCGGGTGGAGGATGTTCGGCTCGAAGATCAGAGGGCGCAGGTGAGGGGGAAGGGCGATAAGGAGAGGATTGTGCCGTTGGGGCGGCAGGCTTGTGATGCGCTGGCGATCTATCTGGATCGGGGGCGGCCGGGGCTTGCGCGGGGGGCTGGGGCGGGGATGCGGCGGGAGATGTTCTTGAGTGTTCGGGGGAGGGCGCTGACGAGGCAGTGGGTTTGGGAGATGGTGAGAGGGTGCTCGGAGAATGGGGATGCGAGTCCGCATAAGCTGCGGCATAGCTGTGCGACGCATATGGTCGAGCATGGGGCGGATTTGAGGAGCGTGCAGACTTTTCTGGGTCATGCGGATATCGCTACGACGCAGGTGTATACGCATGTCGCTCTGGGGCATTTGAAGGAGGTGCACCGGTTGCATCATCCTCGTGCGAAGCGGCGAATGGGAGTGGCAGTATGAACGAGTATGAGGTTTTGGCGGATGGGTTTCTGGCTATGCTGCGGAATGAGCGTGGGGCGAGCGAGCATACTGTTCGGGCTTATACGCGGGAGGTAAAGGACTTTGCGGCTTACCTGGCGGGGGAGATGGGGGAGCGGGGGATTGGGGCTGTCGAACACCTGCATATACGGGGGTATTTGAGCGTGCTTTACGCTCGGGGGCTGGAGAAGAGCAGCATGGCGCGGGCGCTGGCGAGTGTGCGGAGCTGGTTCAAGTGGCTGGCGAAGGAAGGGAAGGTGGAGCAGAATCCGGCGCTGCTGGTGTCGACGCCGAAGCGGGCGCAGCATCTGCCGCGGGTGCCGAGTGCGGAGGAGGTGAACCGGGTGATGGATTCGCTGGAAAGTGCTGATGGGGGGACGTGGCCGGAGCGGGATCGGGTGATCTTTGAGCTGTTGTATGGGTGCGGGATTCGGAACTCTGAGCTCTGTGGGTTGGATATGGGGAATGTGCAGTGGGCGAACGATGCGGTGCTGGTTCGAGGTAAAGGTAAGAAGGAACGGCTGGTGCCTCTGGGGGATGAGGCTGCTGCTGCGGTGAGAGCCTATATGCCGCAGCGTGCGGAGAGGTTGGCGGCTGCGGGGAAGGGTGGGTTGATTGGGGATGGGGCGCTGTTGATGAATGCCCGGATGAGGGGGACTTGCAGGTTGACTACGCGGAGTGTGGGGCGGATTGTGAAGGCGATCGCGCAGAGCCGGGGGCTGGCGGCGGATGTTCATCCGCATACGCTGCGTCATGCTTTTGGGACGCATATGCTTGAGGATGGGGCGGATCTTAGGGCGATCCAGGAGATGCTGGGGCATGAGCGGTTATCGACGACGCAGCGGTATACGCAGTTGACGGTGGGGCAGGTGCAGAGGGTTTATGAGGAGTCGCATCCTCGGGCGCTTTAAGGTGGCTGACGATGCGAAGAACAAGCAACGGCAGCAGCCCGGAGCTGAAGCCCCATGTTTTGGATGCTTTGACGGGGGCCTGAAGGCCCCCTCTAATCCGACAGCAAGTGCGGCTACTTGGAGAGGTCGTCGAGGAGGAGCTTGGCTTTGGTGGCGAGGGTGACGGCTCCGTCGGCGTCGCCTGAGTCGAGGGCGGTGCGGGCTTCGTGCTGGAAGTAACGGACGCGGGCTATGGCGTCCTTCTGCTTGTCCTGGATGGTGGGGGCTAGTCCGCTGAGGCGCTTTTCCAGGTCGCCGATCATGTCTGCGGCTCTCAGCTTCTTCTCTGGCGTGGCGTCACCGCCGGCGGTGAGGGCTCCGATGACATCACGGGCCTCCGGTGTGGGTACGCCGGAGGACGCGATCTGGGTGGGGGCAGCCGTGGGGATGACCGGTTTCTTTTTCTTCGGCTTCTTCTTTTCCGGCAGCTTGACGGTTGTGACGGGAGTTGGGATGAGGGGAACCTGGGCAACTACGGGTGGTTTAGCGGGTTCCGGAGCGCTGGCCAAGGGAACCTGGGTGGGTGGCGCTGCAGGCAGGACGATGCGTGTCTTGTGGTGGAAGACGCAACCCGTATCCACAAGGCAAAGCAGCGACATTGTCAGCAACCTGAGATCACGACCCACAGACATCAACTTGCCCTCCCCGCCATCAAACGCGAGCCTGTTCTATTGTCACTCAGAATCAGAGGAAGTCTCATCGTAAACGCTGCACCTGCACCAACTTCGGACGTTACTTCCATTGCACCGCCGTGCATCTGGATGATGCGGTAGGTCATGGCTAGCCCTATTCCACTGCCCTTGGGCTTGGTAGTGAAGTAGAGCTCAAAGATTCGCGGCATCAACTCCGGGGGGATGCCGGGGCCCTCATCGGCTACGACGAGGAGGGCTGTATCGCCGTCGCGGCGGACGCCGACGCGGAGAATACCGCCCTGCTCCATGGCCTGCATGGCGTTGAGCATGAGGTTGAGCATGGCCTGGCGGAGCATTTCACCATCGGCGCGAACCATGACGGCGGGCTCCAGGGCGCAGCGGACTTCAACGTTATGCTCTGCCATCTCCGCTCCAGTGAGATCGACGACGCGCTCGACGACCTCACGGAGATCGATCTCGCTGAGGTGCAGCTCCATGGGACGGGTGAAGTCGGCGAGGGTCTGGACGACGCGGTCGAGGCGTTCCATCTCACTGGCGAGGATGTCGACGTGGCGCTGTGCTCCCTGGAGGAATCCACGGCCTTGTCCGGCGGCCTCAAGCTTGGCGCGGAGGAGTTCAAGGTGCACGACCATGGCGTTGACGGGGTTCTTGACCTCATGGCCTACGCCTGCGGTGAGGCGGCCGATGGCGGCGAGGCGGCGAGAGACGTCAAGTTCCTGCTCCAACTGCTTGGCTGATCCAGCGTCACGAAGGGTCAGGAGGGTGCCCATGTGTTCCTTCCCACGGCCTGCGTCGATGCGATCAAGGCTGATCTCTACCTCGCGGCCGTCTTCGAGGCGGACGCGCTGGCCAGTGACCTTACCATCCTGCTCGAAGGCTGATCGTACTGCCTGACCGAGGGCTGTGGTGGGAAGAAAGATCTCTTCCAGCCTCTTTCCCATCATGGCACCGTGGGGAATGACGATCTGGCCAGCGGGGTCCGGGGTTCGTAGGAACTGGGCCACGGCGTCCGAGACCATGGCGGCGCGGCCCTCCGCCGTGAAGAGGATGACGCCCTCGCGGAGAGTGTCGAGCACGTGGTTGAAGTTGGCGCGGAGGTCGGTGTAGCCGGCTTCCGTGGTGCGGAGTTGTTGGCCGAGGCGATCGATGGTGTTGGTGACACGCACGACGGCGTCTGTTTTTGCGTCGGGAACGCTGCCCGGGAGTGCTCCGACGACGGGTCTGCCGCCGCCAAGTTCCATGCCGGCGGCGATGCTGTCATTGGAGAGGGTGAGGCGCTCCAGGCGGCGGCTGATCTCTTCAATAGGACGGACGGCGACGCTGGCGAGGAGCGCGGCTGCAACCATGGAACCGCCGCCTGCTACGAGGGCGAAGATGAGAGCGTCCCAGAGCCAGGGGGCGTAGTTGTCCTTGAGGAAGGAGGAGCGGATGCCGATGTGGACGATGAGAAAGGGTTTGTTGTTGCGCTGGAGCGGCAGGGAGACGTCCAGCACGCGCGGCTTGCCGAAGACCTCTCTCCATTGATAGGGAAGGTTGCCGTCCCGTACACGCTCAAAGGCGATGCGCGACGCGATGTGCTGGTTGACCATGGTGGGGTCCGTGCTGACCAGGGTGAGGCCGTTGGCATCCGTCACGCTGACCTCCTGCACGGCAGGACTGTAACGCACGAAAGAACTCATGGTGTCGTTGAGAGGGTCGTGGCTTTGTAGGGCTTCCGCAACGGCATTCTGGAGAGCTTCGTTTGAGAGGTTCTCAGGCGGGTGAACGACCAGGCCGACCTCAACGGCCTGGCGGGTCATGAGCAGGACCTGACGGGCCATGACGTCGTTGGCGGAGGCGGTCTGTGCGATGCGCTGACGGAGCAACTCTCCCAGGAAGAGGGCGGAGAGGACGATGACGATGACGAAGGCTGAGCCTGTCGCGGCAAGCACGAGCTTGGTCTTCAGGCGCATCGTCCGCTCTCAGTCTGTTTGCCCATAGCTTTCAGAGGATAACGCCGGGCGACGTGCATTCCTGCTTGTTTCTTTTTATTCGAGGCCGGCAGCCGCGTACTCCTTGAGCTTGTTCTGGAGGGTCTTGGTGCTGACTCCGAGGATCTCCGCGGCGCGGGTCTTGTTGTTGTGCGTGGAGGTGAGGGTCTTGAGAATAAGCTGGCGCTCGGCTTCGTCGACCGTGGTGCCGACTTCTACGTGGACTGCGGTATCGCTGAGGGCAGGACCCTGGGCGGCGGGTGCGCCGGAGGCCTTGGGGGCGAAGCCGGCTTCGCCGAAGTGGGGCGGGAGATGCTCGACGCCGATGAGTCCTTTGCCGGCGAGGATGACGGCGCGTTCAATGGTGTTGCGAAGCTCGCGAACGTTGCCGGGCCACTTGTAGTTGAGGAGGCGGGACATGAGTTCTTCCGACGCGCCGGTGACGGAGCAGCCGTGGCGCTCATTCATGTCCGCGATCATCTTTTCCGCGATGATGGGGACGTCGCTGACGTGGGCGCGGAGGGGGGGCATCTGAATGTTGAAGACGTTGAGGCGGTAGTAGAGATCGCCGCGCAGCTCGCCTGCGGAGACGGCGCGTTCCGGGTCCTTGTTGGTTGCGGCTACTACGCGGACGTCGACGGGGGTTTCTGTCTTGGAGCCGAGACGGCGAAGCTTGCGATCTTCCAGGACGCGGAGGAGCTTGGCCTGGGTTGCGGCGGGCATCTCGCCGATCTCGTCCAGGAGGAGGGTGCCTTCTTCGGCCAGCTCAAAGCAGCCGGCGCGGCGCTCGAGGGCTCCGGTGAAGGCGCCTTTTTCGTGGCCGAAGATCTCGCTTTCAATGAGGGTCTCCGGGATGGCGGCGCAGTTGACGGCGACGAAGGCCTTGTTGCGCCGGCCGCTGAGATCGTGGAGGGCGCGTGCAACGAGCTCTTTGCCGGTGCCGCTCTCTCCGGTGACGAGGACGCTGACGTTCGACGGGGCTACGCGCTCAATGAGCTTGAAGACGGCCTTCATTTCGGGCGAGGTGCCGACCATGTCGCCAAGGGTGTTTTCGCTTTTGGCGACGCGGATGGGAGTTTCGACGTCTTCATCGGCTTCCACCTGGCGGCTGGCGCTCTGGAGGATGGCCTTGAGGCGGGCGGGCTCCACGGGCTTGGGGAGGTAGTCGTATGCGCCCATGCGCATGGCTTCGACTGCGGACTCGATTGAGCCTTGGGCGGTGAGCATGACGACGCGAATGCGTTCGGGGCGCTCCGAAATGCGGTTGAGGAGTTCCATGCCATCCATGCGGGGCATCTTGAGATCTGTGACAACGATGGCAGGGGACCAGCGGGTGACCATGTCCAGGCCTTCTGCCCCGTCTGCGGCACACTCCGTGCGGTAACCCCATGAGGCGACGAGCTCGGCGAGGCCGGTGCGTGCGTGGATCTCATCTTCGACAATCAGTACTTTCTCCTGCAAACTCGTACACCTTTCTCGTTCAGGGCAATGGAGCTGCGAACAGATACACCAATGCGTATTCAGTGTGATGCAAAAAAACGAGCGGAGATGGAAGAGTGTTGAAACAAGATGGGGAGGAACCAGATTCTGAACTGGGAGCGGCTGGCTAGTATTCTGGAAGCTATGACCGATCCTGAGATCACCCCTGATGCGTTTCAAGCCCTCCGCCAACAGACCGCCGGTACCGCCGGGGCGCCCGTTCTTTTAGACGTGCGTGAGCCGTGGGAGATAGAGACTGCGTCGCTGGCGGGGTCCGTGAATATTCCAATGGGGGATATTCCTTCGCGGGCGCATGCGGAGTTGGACCCGGACCAGCCGATTGTGGTGATGTGCCACCATGGGGCGAGATCGCTTTCGGTGACGATGTGGCTCAGGCGGGAGGGGTTCGAGCAGGCTCAGTCGCTGGCGGGTGGGATCGATTACTGGTCTAGGGCGATCGATCCCACGGTGCCGAGGTACTAAGAACAGGGCCTAGAGCCTAGACCGCCAGTTCGCGTAGGAGGAAGGCGTAGTCGAAGGCTACTTCTTTGAGGTAGTCGTAACGGCCGCTGGCTCCTCCGTGTCCGGCCTCCATGTTGATGTGGAGGAGGAGCGGGGGGGCGTCTTGTTTGAGGGTGCGGAGCTTGGCTACGTACTTGGCGGGCTCCCAGTACATGACCTGGGAGTCGTTGAGGCTGGTCTTGACGAGGATGCTGGGGAGGGGTTTCCCGGCCAGGGCGTCGAGGTTTTCGTAGGGGCTGTAGGTGAGCATGTAGGCGAAGGCCTCGGGCTCGTTGGGATTGCCCCACTCTTCGTACTCGGCGACGGTGAGGGGGAGGGTGGCATCGAGCATGGTGTTCATGACGTCGACGAAGGGGACGTGGGAGAGGACGGCTCGGAAGAGGTCCGGGCGGGCGTTGAGGACGGCACCCATGAGGAGGCCGCCGGCGCTGCCGCCTTCTATGGCGACTCTTTTTGGTGAGCCGTATTTTTGCTGGACTAAGGCTTCTGTGACGGCGATGAAGTCGGTGAAGGTGTTGCGCTTCACCATCATCTTGCCGGCGTCGTGCCAGGTGTCGCCCAGTTCACCGCCGCCGCGGATGTGGGCGTAGGCGAGGACGAGGCCGCGGTCGAGGAGGCTTAGGCGGGTGGAGGAGAAGCCTACGGGGAGGGAGTAGCCGTAGGAGCCGTAACCATAGACGTAGAGGGGGTTGGTGGCGTCTTTGGCGAACTGGTCGCGGCGGTAGACGAGGGAGACGGGGATTTGCACGCCGTCGGTTGCTGGGACCCAGAGGCGCTCCGAGGCGTAGTTGGCGGGGTCGAAGCCGCCGGGGACTGCTTGCTGCTTGAGGAGGGTGGAGGTGTTCGTGGCGATGTCGTAGGAGTAGACCGAGGCGGGGGCTACGAGGGAGGTGTAGGAGTAGCGGAAGACGCGGGTGTCAAACTCTGCGTTGACGTGGGAGCCGGCGGTGTAGGTGGGCTCGGGGAAGGTGATTTCGCGGCGGTTGGTTAGGGTGGTCGTCAGGTCGTAGACGTCCAAGGTGGGGAGGCCGGATTTGCGTTCGGTGATGACGCAGAAGGATTGGAAGAGGTCGAAGTCTTCTATGGGGATATTGGGGGCGGCGGTGTAGAACTCGGTCCAATTGGTGCGGTCCGGGGTGGCTACGGGGGTGGTGACGATGCGGAAGTTGCGGGTGGTGTCGTTGGTGCGGATGTAGAAGAGGCCGTCGCGGTGGTCGGGGTAGTACTCCTGGTCGTCCTGGCGGGGGGCTATGAGGGTGAGGGGAGCGGTGGGGTCTGCGGAGGGGAAGAAGCGGTACTCGGAGGTGGTGTGGCTGCCGGCTTCGACCATGATGTACTTGCGGTCGCTGGTGCGGCCTACGCCGAGGTTGAAGCGTTCGTCTGTTTCCTCGTGGATGAGGGGATCGCGTTCGGTGGAACCGACGGTGTGGCGGAAGAGCTTGTCGTGGCGCTTGGTCTGCTCGTCTTCGGTGGTGTAGAAGAGTGTGCTGGAGTCGGCGGCCCAGGTGAAGGAGCCTGCGCGGAGGGCGGTGTCGGGGAGGTCTTCGTTGGTGGAGAGG is a window of Granulicella tundricola MP5ACTX9 DNA encoding:
- a CDS encoding acyl carrier protein, with amino-acid sequence MGLDTVEIILRTEETFAIDLPDSDCAQVRTVGDLYRLVLEKLSLPYQPATETEAIPTAHNRSRLRTVTPFDFTTPDVWLTLKALIIDQLQVKDSEVHEQATFIHDLGCD
- a CDS encoding REP-associated tyrosine transposase, coding for MTRGLVRYQENRDFHFVTFSCYERKPLLRENDAYALFERSLETMRLRYEFVVAGYVVMPEHVHLLMNEPKEVKLATALQALKLSVSVQMGRVRFWHKRYYDFNVYTSDKRVEKLRYIHRNPVVRGLVTEPGDWEWSSWRHYLTGERGTVEIQSEWTSGRKERKVVETHVSEARRGAPKG
- the ffh gene encoding signal recognition particle protein, with protein sequence MFENLSEKLQRSFKTLRGQGTITEENISDAMREIRLALLESDVNLEVVKDLVEHIRVKAMGTQVTTALSPSEQIVKIVHDELVTLLGKDIAKFRTASQPPSVVLMAGLQGSGKTTTSAKLAQWLKKGGHRPMLVSVDVYRPAARAQLAVVAKSTGVNLYEGKLDESVQNGTPEVLRLAKEAKKEAANFGCDILIVDTAGRLGIDAVLMDEMAELKKLLNPSEILFVADAMTGQDAVNSAKAFNDLLTITGAILTKMDGDARGGAALSIRQVTGAPIKFLGTGEKPDAFEPFHPDRIVSRIMGHGDIATLLERAESTLDKGKAEAFAKKALGGQGFTLEDFREQLRQIKKMGSMKSILKMLPSVGPFAGMAQAAENVDESQFTRVESIINSMTNKERQNADLINGSRRKRIAAGSGVTVAEVNNLLRQYAQMSKMFKTMGGGMGGGMKAQQRLMSQMQQQKQRFGR
- a CDS encoding tyrosine recombinase, which encodes MGTGNGRLLSEYGVYLRVERGLRPNSCEAYGRDLLQFAEFLEKRDGLLVGATQQDVGEFLGQLRGHAVESRSVARKLSGLKGFYKWLLMDKRVRHDPTLNVASPSVWKILPKSMAESEVVGMLERTGVAARAADADGIALRDHAILELLYAGGLRVGEICALRVEDVRLEDQRAQVRGKGDKERIVPLGRQACDALAIYLDRGRPGLARGAGAGMRREMFLSVRGRALTRQWVWEMVRGCSENGDASPHKLRHSCATHMVEHGADLRSVQTFLGHADIATTQVYTHVALGHLKEVHRLHHPRAKRRMGVAV
- a CDS encoding tyrosine-type recombinase/integrase translates to MNEYEVLADGFLAMLRNERGASEHTVRAYTREVKDFAAYLAGEMGERGIGAVEHLHIRGYLSVLYARGLEKSSMARALASVRSWFKWLAKEGKVEQNPALLVSTPKRAQHLPRVPSAEEVNRVMDSLESADGGTWPERDRVIFELLYGCGIRNSELCGLDMGNVQWANDAVLVRGKGKKERLVPLGDEAAAAVRAYMPQRAERLAAAGKGGLIGDGALLMNARMRGTCRLTTRSVGRIVKAIAQSRGLAADVHPHTLRHAFGTHMLEDGADLRAIQEMLGHERLSTTQRYTQLTVGQVQRVYEESHPRAL